One part of the Segnochrobactrum spirostomi genome encodes these proteins:
- a CDS encoding precorrin-8X methylmutase produces MPVHDYLRDGTAIYERSFAIIRAEADLSRFAPDEAEVAVRMIHAAGLVEAAQHFVFSPGAVAAARAALQAGAPILCDAAMVAHGVTRARLPADNAVVCTLRDPTVPDLAARLGTTRSAAALELWRDRLAGAVVAIGNAPTALFHLLEMIERGAPRPAAILGMPVGFVGAAESKDALAESGLGIPFLIVRGRLGGSAMTAAALNALARPGL; encoded by the coding sequence ATGCCCGTTCACGATTATCTGCGCGACGGCACCGCGATCTATGAGCGGTCCTTCGCCATCATCCGCGCCGAGGCGGACCTGTCGCGCTTCGCCCCGGACGAGGCCGAGGTCGCCGTGCGGATGATCCATGCCGCCGGCCTCGTCGAGGCGGCGCAGCATTTCGTCTTTTCCCCCGGCGCCGTCGCCGCCGCCCGCGCCGCCCTTCAGGCCGGCGCGCCCATCCTGTGCGACGCCGCGATGGTCGCTCATGGCGTGACGCGGGCGCGGCTGCCCGCCGACAACGCCGTCGTCTGCACCCTGCGCGATCCCACCGTGCCCGATCTCGCCGCCCGCCTCGGCACCACCCGCTCCGCCGCCGCGCTCGAACTCTGGCGCGACCGTCTCGCCGGTGCGGTCGTCGCCATCGGCAACGCCCCGACCGCCCTGTTCCACCTTCTCGAGATGATCGAACGCGGCGCCCCGCGCCCGGCCGCCATTCTCGGCATGCCGGTCGGCTTCGTCGGGGCGGCCGAATCGAAGGACGCGCTCGCCGAGAGCGGGCTCGGCATTCCCTTCCTGATCGTGCGCGGACGGCTCGGCGGCAGCGCGATGACCGCCGCCGCCCTCAACGCGCTCGCGAGGCCGGGCCTTTGA
- the cobN gene encoding cobaltochelatase subunit CobN, which translates to MHLLATTALSLDETIEAIDLGQRPGAAVAMSFSDGDLAALAAAWRAGAGTVEGRPLDLRLVPLAELRHPMSVDLWIDTVGRHARAILVRLLGGLDWWRYGIDQLAACARAHGIALIVVPGDHRDDPRLAEASTVDATVLERFETGFRTGGPQALAGLLDDLAALARREPLTDRAPPAAVPPAGFWDWRARSMAASPQPAQGTTPPFSPPGRRWPAGPDEGPSLTASALPSPQPSPPRGEGAGPRPLVLVLFYRALHLAADAEPVGALCAALEARGIAAEALFVTSLKDPAALAVVEDAIARLAPAAIVTTTAFAIAETAEAGSLLDKAGVPVFQAVIATTKRAAWAESPRGLGASDLAMHVVLPELDGRLAAGTIAFKDVDRFEGEEATEDPLGFTAFRNRPESDRIAHVADRIAGWVNLGRKPAAARRVAILMPDYPGAAGRAGYAVGLDVPESALALVDDLAAAGYRTAARPADARTLIAALDDAPTRHDPETHLTLADYRAAFSAMPEAARSAVLAAWGDPAEDADLVAGAFRFRALRCGRVTIALPPERGRAADRRADYHDPALPPRHALLAFGFFLQREHDALIHLGAHGTLEWLPGKAVALTAGCFPEIVVGALPVVYPFIVSNPGEAAQAKRRIGAVTPGHLTAPLVSPELAGPARDLERLVDEYAMADGLDRRRRDRLARLIVETAQANGLAADVGLPAEADEADALKRIDAWLCDLKELAVKDGLHVYGRAAADADPARRASAASERDAVLAALDGRRVRPGPAGAPARGRTDVMPTGRNLFTADPRAIPTPTATDLGRAAAEAFVRTFLQDNGDYPRAIVLDLWGSATLRTAGEEIALGLALLGCRPTWDHATGRVTGIEVLPLAVIGRPRVDVTWRVSGLFRDLFPTQIALLDAATEAVAARDEPVEDNPLTGRGTPARVFGSAPGTYGSGAEAALATEGPHDRAAIGAAYLAAASHAFRAGERDEAAGSAFAERVAEADALVHVADDPGRDLLEGSADAAFVGGFAAARAALGKAEADLVVLDTSDPARPRARPLGEALARIVRGRAIDPRFIAGQMRHGPRGAAEFAETVDRLIDFAETTRAVPSRLIDLVHEAYVADPAVAAFLTRENPAAARAIARRLDAARLAGLWHPRRNDVALDLARLAGHAEAAE; encoded by the coding sequence ATGCACCTCCTCGCCACCACCGCCTTGAGCCTCGACGAGACGATCGAGGCGATCGATCTCGGCCAGCGGCCGGGCGCGGCGGTGGCGATGTCGTTCTCCGACGGCGACCTCGCGGCGCTCGCCGCCGCCTGGCGCGCCGGGGCGGGAACCGTTGAGGGCCGGCCGCTCGATCTGCGGCTGGTGCCGCTCGCGGAGCTGCGGCATCCGATGTCGGTCGATCTGTGGATCGACACCGTCGGGCGCCACGCGCGGGCGATCCTGGTCCGCCTGCTCGGCGGCCTCGATTGGTGGCGCTACGGCATCGACCAGCTCGCCGCGTGCGCCCGGGCGCACGGCATCGCCCTCATCGTGGTGCCGGGCGATCATCGCGACGATCCGCGCCTCGCCGAGGCCTCCACGGTCGATGCCACCGTGTTGGAGCGCTTCGAAACCGGCTTCCGCACCGGCGGCCCGCAGGCCCTCGCCGGCCTCCTCGACGATCTCGCCGCCTTGGCGCGGCGCGAACCGCTCACCGACCGCGCCCCACCCGCGGCCGTTCCTCCCGCCGGGTTCTGGGATTGGCGGGCGCGATCCATGGCTGCATCCCCACAGCCCGCGCAGGGAACCACCCCTCCCTTCTCCCCGCCGGGGAGAAGGTGGCCCGCAGGGCCGGATGAGGGGCCGAGCCTCACGGCGAGCGCCCTCCCCTCACCCCAGCCCTCTCCCCCGAGGGGAGAGGGGGCCGGGCCTCGCCCGCTCGTTCTCGTGCTGTTCTACCGCGCGCTCCATCTCGCGGCGGATGCGGAGCCGGTCGGCGCCTTGTGCGCGGCGCTGGAGGCGCGGGGGATCGCGGCCGAAGCGCTGTTCGTGACGAGCCTGAAGGACCCCGCCGCCCTCGCTGTCGTGGAGGACGCCATCGCCCGGCTCGCACCGGCCGCGATCGTCACGACCACGGCCTTCGCCATCGCCGAGACCGCCGAGGCCGGATCGCTGCTCGACAAGGCCGGCGTGCCGGTGTTCCAGGCGGTGATCGCGACGACCAAGCGGGCGGCGTGGGCCGAGAGCCCGCGCGGCCTCGGCGCGTCCGACCTCGCGATGCACGTCGTGCTGCCCGAGCTCGACGGCCGGCTCGCCGCCGGCACCATCGCCTTCAAGGATGTCGACAGGTTCGAGGGCGAAGAGGCGACGGAAGATCCCCTCGGCTTCACGGCCTTCCGCAACCGTCCGGAGAGCGACCGCATCGCCCACGTCGCCGACCGCATCGCCGGCTGGGTGAACCTCGGGCGCAAGCCCGCGGCGGCGCGGCGGGTCGCAATCCTGATGCCGGATTATCCCGGCGCCGCCGGCCGCGCGGGCTATGCGGTCGGGCTCGACGTGCCGGAGAGCGCGCTCGCCCTCGTCGACGATCTCGCCGCCGCCGGCTACCGGACGGCGGCCCGTCCCGCGGACGCGCGCACCCTGATCGCCGCGCTCGACGACGCCCCGACCCGCCACGACCCGGAGACGCACCTCACCCTCGCCGATTATCGCGCCGCCTTCTCAGCGATGCCGGAGGCGGCCCGGTCGGCCGTGCTCGCCGCCTGGGGCGATCCGGCCGAGGATGCCGATCTCGTCGCCGGCGCCTTCCGCTTCCGCGCACTGCGTTGCGGCCGGGTCACAATCGCGCTGCCACCGGAGCGCGGACGGGCGGCGGATCGGCGGGCCGATTATCACGATCCCGCTCTGCCGCCGCGCCATGCGCTCCTCGCCTTCGGCTTCTTCCTCCAGCGCGAGCACGACGCGCTGATCCATCTCGGCGCCCACGGCACCCTCGAATGGCTGCCGGGCAAGGCGGTGGCGCTCACCGCCGGCTGCTTCCCCGAGATCGTGGTCGGCGCCCTGCCGGTCGTCTATCCCTTCATCGTCTCCAATCCGGGCGAGGCGGCGCAGGCCAAGCGGCGCATCGGCGCGGTGACGCCGGGCCACCTCACCGCCCCCCTGGTGTCGCCCGAACTCGCCGGCCCCGCCCGCGACCTCGAACGCCTCGTCGACGAATATGCCATGGCCGACGGTCTCGACCGCCGCCGCCGCGACCGCCTCGCCCGCCTCATCGTCGAGACCGCGCAGGCGAACGGGCTCGCGGCGGACGTCGGCCTGCCCGCGGAAGCCGACGAGGCGGACGCGCTGAAGCGCATCGATGCCTGGCTCTGCGACCTCAAGGAGCTCGCGGTGAAGGACGGACTCCACGTCTATGGCCGCGCGGCCGCGGACGCCGACCCGGCCCGGCGCGCCAGCGCAGCCAGCGAACGCGACGCCGTCCTCGCCGCCCTCGACGGCCGTCGGGTCCGGCCCGGCCCCGCCGGCGCGCCGGCCCGCGGCCGCACCGACGTGATGCCCACGGGGCGCAATCTCTTCACCGCCGATCCCCGCGCCATCCCGACCCCGACCGCGACCGATCTCGGCCGCGCCGCGGCGGAGGCCTTCGTGCGCACCTTCCTCCAGGACAACGGCGACTATCCCCGCGCGATCGTGCTCGACCTGTGGGGTTCGGCCACCTTGCGCACCGCTGGCGAGGAGATCGCCCTCGGCCTCGCGTTGCTCGGCTGCCGGCCGACCTGGGACCACGCGACGGGCCGGGTCACGGGCATCGAGGTGCTGCCGCTCGCGGTGATCGGCCGCCCGCGGGTCGATGTGACGTGGCGCGTCTCCGGCCTGTTCCGCGACCTCTTCCCGACCCAGATCGCGCTCCTCGACGCGGCGACCGAAGCGGTCGCCGCCCGCGATGAGCCGGTCGAGGACAACCCGCTCACCGGCCGCGGCACGCCGGCCCGTGTGTTCGGCTCGGCACCGGGCACCTACGGCAGCGGCGCGGAAGCCGCGCTCGCGACCGAGGGCCCCCACGACCGCGCCGCGATCGGCGCCGCCTACCTCGCCGCCGCCTCCCACGCCTTCCGGGCCGGCGAACGGGACGAGGCGGCCGGCTCCGCCTTCGCTGAGCGCGTCGCCGAGGCCGATGCCCTCGTCCATGTCGCCGACGATCCCGGCCGCGACCTCCTCGAGGGAAGCGCCGACGCCGCCTTCGTCGGCGGCTTCGCGGCGGCGCGCGCGGCGCTGGGCAAGGCCGAGGCCGATCTCGTCGTGCTCGACACCAGCGATCCGGCCCGCCCTCGCGCCCGCCCCCTCGGCGAGGCGCTCGCCCGCATCGTGCGCGGCCGGGCGATCGATCCGCGCTTCATCGCCGGGCAGATGCGCCACGGCCCCCGCGGCGCGGCGGAATTCGCCGAGACGGTGGACCGCCTGATCGACTTCGCCGAGACCACGCGGGCGGTGCCGAGCCGGCTCATCGATCTCGTCCACGAGGCTTATGTGGCCGATCCCGCCGTCGCCGCCTTCCTCACCCGCGAAAATCCGGCCGCCGCCAGGGCGATCGCCCGGCGGCTCGACGCGGCGCGGCTGGCCGGCCTCTGGCATCCGCGGCGCAACGACGTCGCACTCGACCTCGCCCGGCTCGCCGGCCATGCGGAGGCGGCCGAATGA
- the cobW gene encoding cobalamin biosynthesis protein CobW, giving the protein MSQTPASNETPASLARVPCTIVTGFLGSGKTTLIRNAIENAGGRRLAVIVNEFGDVGIDGEILKGCGIEACPEENVVELANGCICCTVADDFVPALDAILSRPGIDHILIETSGLALPKPLVQAFQWPAIKGRVTVDGVVTVVDGAALADGRVAADEDALAKQRADDPSLDHDDPIEEVFEDQIACADLVVLTKADLLDEEGLARARATVDAALPRACAVVPVAEGRLDVGIFLGLGVGTESDIENRRTHHDDEEDHDHDEFESFVVTLPEIDDPAALAARVAAAAELGTVLRIKGFAAVRGKPMRLLVQGVGTRVGHHYDRPWRTDEARTGRLVVIGLAGLDRDAIAAALLPAPLAA; this is encoded by the coding sequence ATGAGCCAGACCCCAGCCTCCAACGAGACCCCCGCCTCGCTCGCCCGCGTGCCGTGCACGATCGTCACCGGCTTCCTCGGCTCGGGCAAGACGACCCTGATCCGCAACGCCATCGAGAATGCCGGCGGCCGCCGCCTCGCGGTGATCGTCAACGAATTCGGCGACGTCGGCATCGACGGCGAAATCCTCAAAGGGTGCGGCATCGAGGCGTGCCCCGAGGAGAACGTCGTCGAACTCGCCAACGGCTGCATCTGCTGCACCGTCGCCGATGATTTCGTGCCGGCGCTCGACGCCATCCTGTCGCGCCCCGGCATCGACCACATCCTGATCGAGACCTCCGGCCTCGCGCTGCCGAAGCCCCTCGTCCAGGCCTTCCAATGGCCGGCGATCAAGGGGCGGGTGACGGTCGACGGCGTCGTCACGGTGGTCGACGGCGCCGCGCTCGCCGACGGCCGCGTCGCCGCCGACGAGGACGCCCTCGCAAAGCAGCGCGCCGACGACCCCTCCCTAGACCACGACGATCCGATCGAGGAGGTGTTCGAGGACCAGATCGCCTGTGCCGATCTCGTCGTCCTGACCAAGGCGGACCTGCTCGACGAGGAGGGCCTCGCCCGCGCCCGCGCCACCGTCGATGCGGCGCTGCCGCGCGCCTGTGCCGTGGTGCCGGTCGCCGAGGGCCGCCTCGATGTCGGCATCTTCCTCGGCCTCGGGGTCGGCACCGAAAGCGACATCGAGAACCGTCGCACCCATCACGACGATGAGGAGGATCACGACCACGACGAGTTCGAATCCTTCGTCGTGACGCTGCCCGAGATCGACGATCCGGCGGCGCTCGCGGCCCGCGTCGCGGCGGCGGCCGAACTCGGCACCGTGCTGCGCATCAAGGGCTTCGCCGCGGTGCGCGGCAAGCCGATGCGCCTGCTCGTCCAGGGCGTCGGCACCCGGGTCGGCCACCATTACGACCGGCCGTGGCGGACCGACGAAGCCCGCACCGGCCGCCTCGTGGTGATCGGCCTCGCCGGGCTCGACCGCGACGCCATCGCCGCCGCCCTCCTCCCCGCCCCGCTCGCCGCCTGA
- a CDS encoding DUF1636 family protein, translating into MTPTDLERRETDAVDGAGVAPGAGATIVVCATCRDRADPAAEPPGAALAVALAAEAPDLTVRTVRCLGNCSRALSAAVLAPGAWTYVFGDLDPLSDGAALAEGARLLAASADGTMPWRGRPEPLKRGLVARVPPLGATIPADPAAVPLTEPA; encoded by the coding sequence GTGACCCCGACAGACCTTGAACGACGCGAGACGGACGCCGTGGACGGCGCCGGTGTGGCACCGGGCGCCGGCGCGACGATCGTCGTCTGCGCGACCTGCCGCGACCGCGCCGACCCGGCCGCGGAGCCTCCCGGGGCCGCGCTCGCCGTGGCGCTCGCGGCCGAGGCGCCCGACCTCACGGTGCGCACCGTGCGCTGCCTCGGCAATTGCAGCCGCGCACTGTCGGCTGCGGTCCTCGCCCCCGGCGCCTGGACCTACGTGTTCGGCGACCTCGATCCCCTCAGCGACGGCGCGGCCCTCGCCGAGGGCGCCCGGCTGCTCGCCGCCTCTGCCGACGGCACGATGCCGTGGCGCGGCCGGCCGGAGCCGCTGAAGCGCGGCCTCGTCGCCCGCGTGCCGCCGCTCGGCGCCACGATCCCGGCCGATCCCGCGGCCGTCCCCCTCACCGAGCCCGCCTGA
- a CDS encoding patatin-like phospholipase family protein: MNQFRPGDRQSVEDFSAIREIVKANYQNVVLVLQGGGALGSYQPGVVEVLDEIGININWVAGISIGAINSAIIAGNPPEHRVEKLRGFWDVVTSRVQWSWLPPGDHMRGLFNQLSSFSAMMFGQPGFFAPRVPPPHLHPAGTLGAVSYYDTAPLKTTLEQFVDFDYLNSKSPVRLSVGAVNVRSGNFVYFDSQERTIRPEHVMASGALPPGFPPVEIDGELYWDGGLVSNTPLSYVLGRAPSDCSIIFQVDLFSALGSRPRNLPDVQEREKDIQFSSRTRLNTDMFRQVQRMRQSIEKLLDKLPPEMAELPEYKELTAYRMKARVNIVHLIYRRKQYDRDYKDYEFSRNTMLDHWKAGRDTMLRTLRHPDWFSPPDESEAGVVTHDIHRDADD, encoded by the coding sequence TTGAATCAATTCCGGCCCGGGGACCGCCAATCGGTGGAGGACTTCTCCGCCATCCGCGAAATCGTCAAGGCGAACTACCAGAACGTCGTCCTGGTGCTCCAGGGCGGTGGCGCGCTCGGGTCCTACCAGCCGGGCGTCGTCGAGGTGCTCGATGAGATCGGGATCAACATCAACTGGGTCGCCGGCATTTCGATCGGCGCGATCAATTCGGCGATCATCGCCGGCAATCCGCCCGAGCACCGTGTCGAGAAGCTGCGTGGCTTCTGGGACGTTGTGACGAGCCGGGTGCAATGGAGTTGGCTGCCGCCCGGCGACCACATGCGCGGCCTGTTCAACCAGCTCTCGTCCTTCTCGGCGATGATGTTCGGCCAGCCGGGCTTCTTTGCGCCGCGGGTCCCGCCGCCGCATCTCCATCCCGCCGGCACGCTCGGCGCGGTCAGCTATTACGACACCGCCCCCCTCAAGACGACGCTCGAGCAGTTCGTCGATTTCGACTATCTCAACTCCAAGAGCCCGGTCAGGCTTTCGGTCGGCGCGGTCAACGTGCGCAGCGGCAATTTCGTCTATTTCGACAGCCAGGAGCGCACCATCCGTCCCGAGCACGTGATGGCCTCGGGCGCTCTGCCGCCGGGCTTTCCGCCGGTCGAGATCGACGGCGAGCTCTATTGGGACGGCGGCCTCGTCTCCAACACGCCGCTGTCCTATGTGCTCGGGCGCGCGCCGTCCGATTGCTCGATCATCTTCCAGGTCGATCTCTTCAGCGCGCTCGGCAGCCGCCCGCGCAACCTGCCGGACGTGCAGGAGCGCGAGAAGGACATCCAGTTCTCGAGCCGCACGCGCCTCAACACCGACATGTTCCGGCAGGTGCAGCGCATGCGCCAATCGATCGAGAAGCTGCTCGACAAGCTGCCGCCGGAGATGGCCGAGCTGCCGGAATACAAGGAGCTCACGGCCTATCGCATGAAGGCGCGGGTGAACATCGTCCACCTGATCTATCGCCGCAAGCAATATGACCGCGATTACAAGGACTACGAGTTTTCGCGCAACACCATGCTCGACCATTGGAAGGCCGGGCGCGACACCATGCTGCGTACGCTGCGTCACCCGGACTGGTTCTCGCCGCCCGACGAGAGCGAAGCCGGCGTGGTGACCCACGACATCCACCGCGACGCCGACGACTGA
- a CDS encoding acetoacetate decarboxylase: MSEDEIRRRAFAMPFTSPAFPVGPYRFFNREFLIITYRTTREALEKVVPAPLEIGDDPIVKYEFIKMPDSTGFGDYTESGQVIPVTYQGAHGGYVHAMYLDDGPPILGGRELWGFPKKLANPKLRVDKETLVGTLNFGSVNVVTATMGYKHKAIAEADVVPSLQAPNFLLKIIPHVDGTARICELVRYYMTDLKFKEAWSGPAALQFFHHALAPVADLPVVEVLGGTHIIADLTLGLGEVIHDYLA; the protein is encoded by the coding sequence ATCAGCGAAGACGAAATCCGCCGCCGCGCCTTTGCGATGCCGTTCACGAGCCCGGCCTTTCCGGTCGGGCCCTACCGCTTCTTCAACCGCGAATTTCTCATCATCACCTACCGCACCACGCGGGAAGCACTCGAGAAGGTGGTGCCGGCGCCGCTCGAGATCGGCGACGATCCGATCGTCAAGTACGAGTTCATCAAGATGCCGGATTCGACCGGCTTCGGCGACTACACGGAGTCCGGCCAGGTCATTCCGGTGACCTATCAGGGCGCCCACGGCGGCTATGTCCACGCCATGTATCTCGACGACGGCCCGCCGATCCTCGGCGGCCGCGAGCTCTGGGGCTTCCCGAAGAAGCTCGCCAACCCCAAGCTCCGGGTCGACAAGGAGACCCTCGTCGGCACCCTGAACTTCGGCTCGGTCAACGTCGTCACCGCGACGATGGGCTACAAGCACAAGGCGATCGCCGAGGCCGACGTGGTGCCGAGCCTCCAGGCGCCGAACTTCCTCCTGAAGATCATCCCGCATGTCGACGGCACCGCCCGCATCTGCGAGCTGGTGCGCTATTACATGACGGACCTGAAGTTCAAGGAGGCGTGGTCGGGCCCGGCGGCGCTGCAATTCTTCCACCACGCGCTCGCGCCGGTGGCCGACCTGCCGGTCGTGGAAGTGCTCGGCGGCACCCACATCATCGCCGACCTGACCCTCGGCCTCGGCGAAGTCATCCACGACTACCTCGCCTGA
- the pstS gene encoding phosphate ABC transporter substrate-binding protein PstS, translating into MDGRTVMGRVRRAGLGALVGFLGLAAGFGTAAADGVVNGAGSTAVFPLMNVWAQAYQEKTGTPITYQPNGGGAGVAQFDENSVTFVLVEDPASPAELQKNGFVQWPLVFTGIVPVVNLPNLQSGKLVLDGPTLGSILDGKITRWNDPAIVALNQGLGLPDAPIVVISRAEPAGSTFALTRYLSATSPAFDSQIGPTDSPQFVKGPTASGDAGMAAEVASTPNAIGWTDYADAVAAKLPLVAIKTTSGAVVAPTPATFTQAVNDLTGAFDGGLGFADLMIDQSRTGGWPILATTFVLMDAVPDDRASGEAALKFFDWAYRTGTAQATQLGYVPVPATLLNGIETLWGAAIIIDDKPLWPVK; encoded by the coding sequence ATGGACGGACGGACGGTGATGGGACGGGTGCGGCGGGCGGGTCTCGGCGCGCTGGTGGGCTTTCTCGGCCTCGCGGCCGGTTTCGGCACGGCCGCGGCGGACGGCGTCGTCAACGGCGCCGGCTCCACCGCCGTCTTTCCGCTGATGAACGTCTGGGCGCAGGCCTACCAGGAGAAGACCGGCACCCCGATCACCTACCAGCCGAACGGCGGCGGCGCCGGCGTGGCCCAGTTCGACGAAAATTCGGTCACCTTCGTCCTCGTCGAGGACCCGGCCTCGCCGGCCGAACTCCAGAAGAACGGCTTCGTGCAGTGGCCGCTGGTGTTCACCGGCATCGTGCCGGTGGTGAACCTGCCGAACCTTCAGAGCGGCAAGCTGGTGCTCGACGGGCCGACCCTCGGCAGCATCCTCGACGGCAAGATCACCCGCTGGAACGACCCGGCGATCGTCGCCCTCAACCAGGGCCTCGGCCTGCCGGATGCGCCGATCGTGGTGATCAGCCGGGCCGAGCCCGCCGGCTCGACCTTCGCCCTGACGCGCTATCTCTCGGCGACGAGCCCGGCCTTCGATTCTCAGATCGGCCCGACCGATTCGCCGCAGTTCGTGAAGGGCCCGACTGCGAGCGGCGACGCCGGCATGGCCGCCGAGGTCGCCTCGACGCCGAACGCCATCGGCTGGACCGATTATGCCGACGCGGTCGCCGCCAAGCTGCCGCTCGTCGCGATCAAGACGACGAGCGGGGCGGTCGTCGCCCCGACGCCGGCGACCTTCACCCAGGCCGTCAACGATCTGACCGGCGCCTTCGACGGCGGGCTCGGCTTCGCCGATCTCATGATCGACCAATCGCGCACCGGCGGCTGGCCGATCCTCGCCACCACCTTCGTGCTCATGGACGCCGTGCCGGACGACCGGGCGAGCGGCGAGGCGGCACTGAAATTCTTCGACTGGGCCTATCGCACCGGGACGGCACAGGCGACCCAGCTCGGCTACGTGCCGGTGCCGGCGACGCTCCTCAACGGCATCGAGACCCTGTGGGGGGCGGCGATCATCATCGACGACAAGCCGCTGTGGCCGGTGAAGTGA
- a CDS encoding ABC transporter ATP-binding protein, protein MTANPGAASPPAANPTRAKAGSGNPSSALAARLWRTQARPLWRQLVLVLLITAVAAGTTGLYPLLINHAYDAFTNRDGAAIVYLPFAVVAVTVIKSLALYGQVALTNRVATRIETELQIELYDHLIAADLARLSRETPAALTQRFTTDLGFIREALTRATSSLVRDVLTMLSVFAAMVWLDWKMSLIALLIAPLAVVPINTIGRRVRRVTKTTQEQMGLMAGLVSESFGAARIVKTYRLEGYLRDRAESVFETIRRLKLKTADQRGRVEPVLEALGGFAVAIVLGVIGWRIANGASTVGQFTGFVSALLLAAQPLRGIGSLNAILQQGFSALERVYAVLDEKPAVVDRPGATALAVSTGTIRFEGVVFRYPDGTQALDGVDLVIPGGKTTAFVGRSGAGKSTVFGLLPRLYDLEGGRITIDGTDIAAVTLDSLRSAIGVVTQEAVLFNDTVAANIALGRPGADLAAIRAAAEAAAADRFVSRLPEGYDTIVGERGARLSGGERQRITIARAFLKDAPILLLDEATSALDTESEHLVREAIGRLSAGRTTLVIAHRLSTIRAADQIVVMDHGRVAEVGDHDSLIALGGLYARLHRLQFQDGLDGLSDDNAAGAGNRGLEALLADDAVPAGPTL, encoded by the coding sequence ATGACAGCGAACCCCGGCGCGGCCTCCCCTCCCGCGGCGAACCCGACCCGCGCAAAAGCCGGCTCCGGCAACCCCAGCTCGGCGCTCGCCGCACGGCTGTGGCGCACCCAGGCGCGCCCGTTGTGGCGCCAGCTCGTGCTCGTGCTCCTCATCACCGCGGTCGCCGCCGGCACCACGGGCCTCTATCCCCTCCTGATCAACCACGCCTACGACGCCTTCACCAACCGCGACGGCGCGGCGATCGTCTATCTGCCGTTCGCGGTGGTGGCGGTCACGGTGATCAAGTCGCTCGCGCTCTACGGCCAGGTGGCGCTGACGAACCGCGTCGCGACCCGCATCGAGACCGAGCTCCAGATCGAGCTCTACGATCACCTGATCGCCGCCGACCTCGCCCGCCTGTCGCGCGAGACGCCGGCCGCGCTCACCCAGCGCTTCACCACCGATCTCGGCTTCATCCGCGAGGCGCTGACGCGCGCCACCTCGAGCCTCGTGCGCGACGTGCTCACCATGCTCTCGGTGTTCGCGGCGATGGTCTGGCTCGATTGGAAGATGTCGCTGATCGCGCTGCTCATCGCGCCGCTCGCCGTGGTGCCGATCAACACCATCGGCCGCCGGGTGCGGCGGGTGACGAAGACGACCCAAGAGCAGATGGGCCTGATGGCCGGCCTCGTCTCCGAGAGCTTCGGCGCCGCCCGCATCGTCAAGACCTATCGGCTCGAAGGCTATCTGCGCGACCGTGCCGAGAGCGTGTTCGAGACGATCCGCCGCCTGAAGCTCAAGACCGCCGACCAGCGCGGCCGCGTCGAGCCGGTGCTCGAAGCGCTCGGCGGCTTCGCGGTGGCGATCGTGCTCGGCGTCATCGGCTGGCGCATCGCGAACGGCGCTTCCACCGTCGGCCAGTTCACCGGCTTCGTCTCGGCGCTCCTCCTCGCCGCCCAGCCGCTGCGCGGCATCGGCAGCCTCAACGCCATCCTCCAGCAGGGCTTTTCCGCCCTCGAGCGGGTCTATGCCGTGCTCGACGAGAAGCCGGCCGTGGTCGATCGGCCCGGGGCGACGGCGCTCGCCGTCTCGACCGGCACGATCCGCTTCGAAGGCGTCGTGTTCCGCTACCCCGACGGCACCCAGGCGCTCGACGGCGTCGATCTCGTCATTCCGGGCGGCAAGACGACGGCCTTCGTCGGCCGCTCGGGCGCCGGCAAATCCACCGTGTTCGGCTTGCTGCCGCGGCTCTACGATCTCGAAGGCGGTCGCATCACCATCGACGGTACCGACATCGCGGCGGTGACGCTCGACAGCCTGCGCAGTGCGATCGGCGTCGTCACCCAGGAGGCCGTGCTCTTCAACGACACGGTCGCCGCTAACATCGCCCTCGGCCGTCCGGGCGCCGATCTCGCCGCGATCCGCGCCGCCGCCGAGGCCGCCGCCGCCGACCGCTTCGTGAGCCGGCTACCCGAGGGCTACGACACCATCGTCGGCGAGCGCGGGGCGCGGCTGTCGGGCGGCGAGCGGCAGCGCATCACCATCGCCCGCGCCTTCCTCAAGGACGCGCCGATTCTCCTTCTCGACGAGGCGACGAGCGCCCTCGACACCGAATCCGAGCATCTCGTCCGCGAGGCGATCGGCCGCCTGTCCGCCGGCCGCACCACCCTCGTCATCGCTCATCGGCTCTCGACCATCCGTGCCGCCGACCAGATCGTGGTGATGGACCACGGCCGGGTCGCCGAGGTCGGCGACCACGACAGCCTGATCGCGCTCGGCGGCCTCTATGCGCGGCTGCACCGGCTGCAATTCCAGGACGGGCTCGACGGTCTCTCCGACGACAACGCGGCGGGCGCCGGCAATCGCGGCCTCGAGGCGCTGCTCGCCGACGATGCCGTCCCGGCCGGTCCCACTCTCTGA